One Scomber scombrus chromosome 23, fScoSco1.1, whole genome shotgun sequence genomic window, ACATCACACTGGGACCAGAGCCTTACCATCAGCTGTCCCAAATGTCAGTCAGTCTTTGAGGGCCGCCCAGAGCTTTGTGAAAACTCTTTCGCCAAGGAGATATCTGAGCAGATCCGAGCGAAAAGGCAAAACGGCATGACGTCAGCGGCAGGAAGATCCATAAATTGTGACGCGTGTGTCGGGAAGCAAACAAAGGCCCTGAAGTCATGCCTTGTGTGTCTGACTTCGTACTGTGAGAGTCACCTGGAGCCTCACCTGAGAGTCCCAACCTTGAAGATTCACAAGCTGATAGAACCTGTGGCGATGCTGGAGAACCGGATGTGTAAAAAGCACCAACGGCTACTGGAGCTGTTCTGCAGGAGCGaccagaggtgtgtgtgtgtcctgtgcaCCGAGACTGACCACCGCTGCCACGACATCGTCCCCGTGGAGCGAGAGAGTCAGGAGAAGAAGGTGAAGCTGCTTTTCATCATCATCGTGACACTGGCCATCATCCCATCGAAATGCTTTGGCAGCCCTGATGCTGTATTACGATTCTGACTTTTGATCCCAGTTGTTGGTTTTCATTCCTCTTCTCACGTTCAGGCTCAGATGAAAAGGATCGAGGCTCACGTTCAGCAGATGATCCAGGACAGACTGCAGAAAGTGAAGGAGATTAAACACTCGGTGGAGCTCAGCAAAGTGAGTTGACAAGAATTGGATGGTTACTTTAGGAAAAGTGTGCCACAGCCTATTTAAGGATGTAAGAACACTTTCCACAcaggaaaaacaagaaaaaacttaaaaatgatcaactctattgttctttattattgtCTTCAGGACAATTCACAGAGAGACATAACAGAAAGCATGGAGGTCTACTCTGCACTGTTTCGTTCCCTGGAGAGAAGCCAGGCTGAGCTGGTGGAGATGATCCAGAGGaagcaggcagcagcagagcagagagcgGAGAGCCTCatcacagagctgcagctggagatcactgagctggagaggagaagaagtgaGATGGAGCGGCTTTCTCACACGGACGACCACCTCCATCTTCTGCAGGTCAGGAGTCACAGTCTGATGAACAGATGAGCGAGAAATAAAAACTAGAAATTTCTACATTCAAACTCACTTTTTACACTCAAACctcatgtacattttaaaatagtcaCACAGGAAGAAATCAGTGATGCCACtatgaaaatcaacattgtttttcttgccatCTATTATTCGCCCATTCCTATACTTCCTGTCTCGTCTCAGCTCATCTGTTCTCTTCTCtcatttaaagtgatttttctcTTATTGAATTATTTGTGTCAGAGGTTTCCAGCTCTGAGTTCCTCTTCAGCCATAAAGACCTGCTCCAACATCGTCGTCCATTCAGACACATGTTTGGGGACTTTAAGGAGAACGCTGGCCAACATTGAACAACAGCTGCAGTCAGCTTTAAAAAAGGTTTCCACGCAAGGTATGTTTCTAAAATTATTGTTTATCCATATCACCACATTAAGATAAAACAACTGCTTTTATATTATATCGTATTTGATCACTGAATTAATACATGATTCTACTTTGTCTTACTTACAGAGCAAGAAAAGATGCAGCAGTATGCAGGTATTTATTTCTCAATGGCATCAAAACATACTTTTACAGACTACAATGTTTGCTGCATTAGGGGGTTAATAAATAATCTtgtgaaaaagaagagaatTCTGGATTATCAGTTGCAAATACGTAACTGCTACAAAGATAGATCACATTCAGTTCATTAAATTATTGAATATTTGTTTGATTGAGTGATAAATTGATTGTCAACCTGACCGTAGTTTAAAATTATCCAGCTGGTTTATACCTTCCCATTTACTTAAATGCTGATTCATGTGTATAGTCCTTTGTTCAATGTATGAATTGAAACCATAAATGAGGTGTGGCTATCAGCACATCTTCATTGACAGTCGAACAAAGTCCAAACATCATGTCAGATTTAGTCTGATAAGGGGAATTCTTGTGTTTCATGACAGCAAGTGCCATTCAAACACTACATGCACCTTAACAGGATTGGTAACAGCATTATAAATCATAATTTGCTTAACTTttcatcagctgtttgtttgtttgttcagtttttctctACATAAAAAAGAATTCCATGTGTTCCAGTTTcagcaaacatttaacagtatttaatcagaggggggaaaaggaTGATGGAGTTAAAGTAACATATTAACTGTGTCCATTTATCAGCTGATGTTCATCTGGACCCCACGACTGCTAACCCATGGCTAATTCTGTCTGAGGATGGGAGACAGGTCCAGGATGGAGAAGTTGAACAGAACCTGGTGGACCTGCCTAAGCGTTTTGACACAGCACCATGTGTGCTCGCAACCTGGGTAAACACATGTGTTTATTCTTATAAAGATATCTTGTCTCTCTTTCATATCTCAACAATAAACGATGACCTCACCCTCTCTTGCCACACAGGGTTTCGCCACAGGGAGGCACTACTGGGAAGTGGACGTGGGAGACAAGACAGCGTGGGATCTGGGTGTGGCACAACAATCGATCAACAGGAAAGGTTTAGTCACACTGAGCCCAGAAAACGGTTATTGGACTGTGTGTTTAAGGAAGGGCAGTGAGTACAGGGCATGTGCAGAAAAGGCAGATCTGCTGTGTCTCTCTCAGAGGCCGCGGGTTATTGGAGTGTTTTTGGATTATGAGGATGGGACGGTGTCCTTCTATAATGCAGAGGCCAAGTCACACATCTATTCCTTTACACAGTTCAAATTCACTGAGGCcatgtttcccttttttaacCCAGAAATGAGCGACAGCGACAGTAACAAATTACCACTTATCATCCGTCCTCTCAGTGGAGGATGTGATTTAGATGGCatcacaatataataatatattatttaaaacttCAGTAGCAAGAACCAATTTGGTTTATTCTGCCAACAATCATTGCAGAAGTAAAAATCACAGATATGTAATCATGGAGTGAAATTGTACATTGTGTAAATTATACTCAAAGTTCATCATCTCAAACACTTGTGCTCTTGCATCACAAATTTCAAACACTGTCCTCTGAAATTGTCCTCACACATACAAGTGGTGTTATACTGTATTGATAATAAAGTAAAGCATTATTTGATATTTCATTATTGTTCTCCCTCCTTTAATAAACTTCAAACTACTGTATGTATCAATCCTCCTgtgctttcctttcctcctcctcctcctcctcctcctcctcctcctctttcttcttcaccCATTTACTCGTGCTCCTTGAAGAAGTCACACATTAAGCACAGATCTTAGATCTGCCTCACTCTAACAACAGCTATCCTGATTCATTACAGTCTAAATCACCAAACTGACTTCAGACCACAGCTTAGCTTCTACATCCTGACACTTAATCTGATTAGCACGATTAGCTTGGTGGCAGATGGAGCACTGAGACTGACTTCAGGTTTGGGAGGAAACTatatacactcacacagacgcacacacacatacatacaaaggTATGTCACTGTACTGAATGAATGCACACAAATGCATATTTGCACAGTCATTGCAAGTAGTCATCTAATACTATTCCTGAAAGAATCTCAAATAGGAATATTATGTACATGTAAAGAGAGAGCTAAAAGGGgtttagaaagaagaaaagaggaagggatgaagaggGATTAAAACTGATATCATCCAAGCACAGGgcggagacacacacaaatgtaaagaGCCTACAGGTCACACTGGGCAACAGGATAAAGCAAGAACActacacatttatttactaCAGCTGAAATCTCTTTGGATGCCTAGCAGACAAGGGTAAGTCAAATATAAACTATAGTCATTGCATTTTCTTAATATAGTTTTCATTGTTACTATCTGACTGCATGTGGGAGAGGATATCAAAATGCACACCACTGTCTTACCAGTATGATTTGTTTATCTCAGGCTGCACAGCAGCGTATTTTATGTAGACCAGCCAAAACCATTTTTGTGAATTTGTCTTTGATTGTCACATTTGGCTGATACGTTCATAACAATACATTCATACGTTCATATGTAGTAAAGCTGAACCTGAGTTGACAGCGTCTCCAGCCTTGAGCAGATTATGCACAGTGTGTATGAAGTTATCATGTGATGTTTTTGACTGTCACTCAGAGAGTAGATTAGCTTCACAACGGAGACCACATATTACCCTAAATCCCCTACCTTTTAtacttgtgtttaaaatgtataaataaatgtatatgtgcAATAAGACATATCATCATTTGTGATTAAGTCATAAAAAAAGGTGGAATACTCTCACTATGATGGCAAAAATTAGAACAGGAATGAGGATGAGGATATTTAGTGACACAAATACAATATGTAAATTCAAGTCATGTTTATCATTaactatttagttttttattgtgGTACTGGCTAAAAAACGTGTCATATAACATGCATGT contains:
- the LOC134005731 gene encoding E3 ubiquitin-protein ligase TRIM39-like, with protein sequence MAFPSALFSEMQFQCCICQDVFSEPVSIPCGHSFCFTCITSHWDQSLTISCPKCQSVFEGRPELCENSFAKEISEQIRAKRQNGMTSAAGRSINCDACVGKQTKALKSCLVCLTSYCESHLEPHLRVPTLKIHKLIEPVAMLENRMCKKHQRLLELFCRSDQRCVCVLCTETDHRCHDIVPVERESQEKKAQMKRIEAHVQQMIQDRLQKVKEIKHSVELSKDNSQRDITESMEVYSALFRSLERSQAELVEMIQRKQAAAEQRAESLITELQLEITELERRRSEMERLSHTDDHLHLLQRFPALSSSSAIKTCSNIVVHSDTCLGTLRRTLANIEQQLQSALKKVSTQEQEKMQQYAADVHLDPTTANPWLILSEDGRQVQDGEVEQNLVDLPKRFDTAPCVLATWGFATGRHYWEVDVGDKTAWDLGVAQQSINRKGLVTLSPENGYWTVCLRKGSEYRACAEKADLLCLSQRPRVIGVFLDYEDGTVSFYNAEAKSHIYSFTQFKFTEAMFPFFNPEMSDSDSNKLPLIIRPLSGGCDLDGITI